A single region of the Nocardioides aurantiacus genome encodes:
- the tsaB gene encoding tRNA (adenosine(37)-N6)-threonylcarbamoyltransferase complex dimerization subunit type 1 TsaB, whose translation MLLAFDTATSRVTVALHDGTSVVASYAADEAMRHGEMLAPGIARVLADAGATVRDLTAVAVGVGPGPFTGLRVGLVTARTLGLTRGIPVHGVCTLDVLAAAAMDAGLDELAVATDARRKEVYLATYAGGRRTSGPLVVKPLDADVSGPVVGRGAVLYPEAFPDARGPEQPDAAVLAEVVQQQRFELLGPDPLYLRRPDAATPGVPKRVS comes from the coding sequence GTGCTGCTCGCCTTCGACACCGCCACGTCCCGGGTCACCGTCGCCCTCCACGACGGCACGTCCGTCGTCGCGTCGTACGCCGCGGACGAGGCGATGCGCCACGGCGAGATGCTCGCGCCGGGCATCGCCCGCGTGCTGGCCGACGCCGGCGCGACCGTCCGCGACCTCACCGCCGTCGCCGTCGGGGTCGGCCCCGGGCCGTTCACCGGCCTGCGCGTCGGCCTGGTCACCGCCCGCACCCTCGGGCTGACCCGCGGGATCCCCGTCCACGGCGTCTGCACCCTCGACGTGCTGGCCGCCGCGGCGATGGACGCCGGTCTCGACGAGCTCGCGGTCGCCACCGACGCCCGCCGCAAGGAGGTCTACCTCGCGACGTACGCCGGGGGCCGCCGCACGTCCGGACCACTCGTCGTGAAGCCGCTGGACGCGGACGTCAGCGGCCCCGTGGTGGGCCGGGGTGCCGTGCTCTACCCCGAGGCGTTCCCCGACGCCCGCGGCCCCGAGCAGCCCGACGCGGCCGTGCTGGCCGAGGTGGTGCAGCAGCAGCGGTTCGAGCTGCTGGGGCCCGACCCGCTCTACCTGCGGCGGCCCGACGCCGCCACGCCCGGCGTGCCCAAGCGCGTCAGCTGA
- the tsaE gene encoding tRNA (adenosine(37)-N6)-threonylcarbamoyltransferase complex ATPase subunit type 1 TsaE, which produces MTPSDEPVITMVDGSRAADVLAVIHEAFGDRPPLDPPATALDETEESVRAALDEHGGLLVEHEGRPVGSLLFELRGRMLGLRRVGVLGSARGLGVAARLTAEAMRIATERHFGGIELEARVELPRTVAMWRHFGFVEAGRNGNRLTMLKLLPVRRVLPTAEDTRAFGGWLATLMREGDMVILTGDLGAGKTTLTQGLGQGLGVRGDVTSPTFVIARVHPSLTGGLPLVHVDAYRLGDTAELDDLDLDTDIEEAVTVVEWGEGLAETLAHSRLEISLERGDDDVRSLTLTPVGPRWRELVF; this is translated from the coding sequence GTGACCCCGTCCGACGAGCCGGTGATCACCATGGTCGACGGCAGCCGCGCCGCCGACGTGCTGGCCGTGATCCACGAGGCCTTCGGCGACCGGCCCCCGCTGGACCCGCCCGCCACCGCGCTCGACGAGACCGAGGAGTCGGTCCGCGCGGCGCTCGACGAGCACGGCGGCCTGCTCGTCGAGCACGAGGGACGCCCGGTCGGCTCGCTGCTGTTCGAGCTGCGCGGCCGGATGCTGGGGCTGCGCCGGGTCGGCGTGCTCGGCAGCGCCCGCGGGCTCGGCGTCGCGGCCCGGCTGACGGCCGAGGCGATGCGGATCGCCACCGAGCGGCACTTCGGCGGCATCGAGCTCGAGGCCCGGGTGGAGCTGCCGAGGACGGTCGCGATGTGGCGGCACTTCGGCTTCGTCGAGGCGGGCCGCAACGGCAACCGCCTCACCATGCTCAAGCTGCTGCCCGTGCGCCGCGTCCTCCCCACCGCCGAGGACACCCGCGCCTTCGGCGGCTGGCTGGCGACCCTGATGCGCGAGGGCGACATGGTGATCCTCACCGGCGACCTGGGGGCCGGCAAGACGACCCTGACCCAGGGCCTGGGACAGGGGCTGGGCGTGCGCGGCGACGTCACCTCGCCGACCTTCGTCATCGCCCGGGTGCACCCCTCCCTGACCGGTGGCCTGCCGCTGGTCCACGTCGACGCCTACCGGCTCGGCGACACCGCCGAGCTCGACGACCTCGACCTCGACACCGACATCGAGGAGGCGGTCACGGTCGTGGAGTGGGGGGAGGGGCTCGCCGAGACGCTGGCCCACAGCCGGCTCGAGATCAGCCTGGAGCGCGGCGACGACGACGTCCGCTCGCTCACCCTGACGCCCGTCGGCCCGCGGTGGCGCGAGCTGGTCTTCTAG
- a CDS encoding NAD(P)H-hydrate dehydratase, translating to MRCAHTVEQVRAAEQAAMVRLPEGALMQVAAAGLATAVAELLGATYGARVLLLVGGGDNGGDALYAGALLARRGTSVQAVLLSERTHQAGLAALRRAGGRVVEPQRARRPDVVVDGIVGIGGRPGLRPEAEQVLAGLTGVPVVAVDLPSGVEADTGHTDGSHVRADLTVTFGTHKVAHLVDPAALACGVVHLVDLGLDLPAPALEALQAEDVAMLLPRPGPFDHKYTRGVVGVHAGSATYPGAAVLATSAAVSGLAGMVRYQGSAADAVRARHPEVVVSDGRVQAWVVGSGGDADAEQALAAALADGVPAVVDADALVHLAPHPDGSRGLVLTPHAGELARMLDVGRSEVEADQLGWVRRAAAAYDEVVLLKGRHTLVAHPDGRVRATTSGVPWLAVAGAGDVLAGLVGSLLASGLEPYDAASVGSWLHGAAAALAADGGPLQASAVADAIPATVRRLLA from the coding sequence ATGAGGTGTGCGCACACGGTCGAGCAGGTGCGGGCTGCGGAGCAGGCCGCGATGGTGCGGCTGCCGGAGGGGGCGTTGATGCAGGTCGCGGCGGCCGGGTTGGCGACCGCGGTGGCCGAGCTGCTCGGGGCGACGTACGGCGCGCGGGTGCTGCTGCTGGTCGGGGGCGGGGACAACGGCGGTGACGCGCTGTACGCCGGAGCGCTGCTCGCCCGGCGCGGCACCTCCGTGCAGGCGGTGCTGCTCTCGGAGCGCACCCACCAGGCCGGGCTGGCCGCGCTGCGCCGCGCCGGGGGCCGGGTGGTCGAGCCGCAGCGGGCCCGCCGGCCCGACGTGGTCGTGGACGGCATCGTCGGCATCGGCGGCCGGCCGGGGCTGCGGCCCGAGGCCGAGCAGGTCCTCGCCGGGCTCACCGGGGTGCCGGTGGTGGCCGTCGACCTGCCGTCGGGGGTCGAGGCCGACACCGGGCACACCGACGGGTCGCACGTGCGGGCCGACCTCACCGTCACCTTCGGCACCCACAAGGTCGCCCACCTCGTCGACCCGGCGGCGCTGGCGTGCGGGGTGGTGCACCTCGTCGACCTGGGGCTGGACCTGCCCGCCCCGGCGCTGGAGGCGCTGCAGGCCGAGGACGTCGCGATGCTGCTGCCCCGGCCGGGGCCCTTCGACCACAAGTACACCCGCGGCGTGGTGGGCGTGCACGCCGGCTCGGCGACCTACCCGGGCGCGGCGGTGCTGGCCACCTCGGCGGCGGTCTCGGGGCTCGCCGGGATGGTGCGCTACCAGGGGTCGGCGGCCGACGCGGTGCGCGCCCGCCATCCCGAGGTCGTGGTCTCCGACGGGCGGGTGCAGGCCTGGGTGGTGGGCTCGGGCGGCGACGCCGACGCCGAGCAGGCGTTGGCCGCGGCGCTGGCCGACGGGGTGCCCGCCGTGGTGGACGCCGACGCGCTGGTGCACCTCGCCCCGCACCCCGACGGCTCGCGCGGGCTGGTGCTGACCCCGCACGCCGGTGAGCTGGCACGGATGCTCGACGTCGGGCGCAGCGAGGTCGAGGCCGACCAGCTGGGCTGGGTGAGGCGGGCCGCGGCGGCGTACGACGAGGTGGTGCTGCTCAAGGGACGCCACACCCTCGTCGCCCACCCCGACGGCCGGGTCCGCGCCACCACCAGCGGCGTGCCGTGGCTGGCCGTGGCGGGCGCCGGTGACGTGCTCGCCGGGCTGGTGGGGTCGCTGCTGGCCTCCGGCCTCGAGCCGTACGACGCCGCGTCGGTCGGCTCGTGGCTGCACGGCGCGGCCGCCGCGCTGGCCGCCGACGGGGGGCCGCTGCAGGCCTCGGCCGTGGCCGATGCCATCCCGGCCACGGTGAGGCGGCTGCTCGCCTGA
- a CDS encoding DUF389 domain-containing protein: protein MLHLRLRVPSDRTDSVVELLDQDPTVTNLAVVPHGFRKPAGCLVLADVARENATAVVGRLRDLGLHHHGSISIGEIDTILARSADEAERVAPGAPDDGVVWVSVEQRLREDSRLSWAFVAFMTLATLIAGAGRILDQPILIVGAMVVGPEFVPIAAVCFALARPRPSLLPRALGALGAGFAIALAVATTVWAVAYAAGGFTRTQAGTGELTDFIVSPDAWSFVVAVLAGTAGVLSLTTGKSGPLVGVFISVTTIPAVGTLAICLACGIWGEAASASLQLGINLLGIVLAGTLTLLVQRLVWSRVARGRRREVAP from the coding sequence ATGCTGCACCTGCGCCTGCGCGTCCCCAGCGACCGGACCGACTCGGTCGTGGAGCTGCTCGACCAGGACCCCACGGTCACCAACCTCGCGGTGGTCCCCCACGGCTTCCGCAAGCCCGCCGGCTGCCTGGTCCTGGCCGACGTCGCCCGCGAGAACGCCACCGCGGTCGTCGGACGGCTGCGCGACCTGGGCCTGCACCACCACGGCTCCATCAGCATCGGGGAGATCGACACGATCCTCGCGCGCTCCGCCGACGAGGCCGAGCGGGTCGCGCCGGGGGCACCCGACGACGGCGTGGTGTGGGTCTCGGTGGAGCAGCGGCTGCGCGAGGACTCGCGACTGTCCTGGGCCTTCGTAGCCTTCATGACCCTGGCCACCCTGATCGCCGGCGCCGGACGCATCCTCGACCAACCGATCCTCATCGTCGGCGCCATGGTCGTCGGACCGGAGTTCGTGCCCATCGCCGCCGTCTGCTTCGCGCTCGCCCGGCCGCGACCCTCGCTGCTGCCGCGCGCACTGGGCGCCCTGGGTGCCGGGTTCGCCATCGCGCTCGCGGTCGCCACGACCGTCTGGGCGGTGGCGTACGCCGCCGGCGGCTTCACGCGGACCCAGGCCGGGACCGGGGAGCTGACCGACTTCATCGTCAGTCCCGACGCCTGGTCGTTCGTGGTCGCGGTCCTCGCGGGCACGGCCGGCGTGCTCTCGCTGACCACCGGCAAGTCGGGTCCGCTCGTCGGGGTCTTCATCTCGGTCACCACGATCCCCGCCGTCGGGACCCTGGCCATCTGCCTGGCCTGCGGCATCTGGGGCGAGGCCGCGTCGGCGTCGCTGCAGCTGGGGATCAACCTGCTCGGCATCGTGCTCGCCGGCACCCTCACCCTGCTGGTGCAGCGCCTGGTGTGGAGCCGGGTAGCCCGGGGTCGACGACGGGAGGTCGCGCCGTGA
- the alr gene encoding alanine racemase — translation MDASDPTLRPRPDAEVVVDLGAVRHNVRRLRELVWGDRPADERGQVMVVVKADAYGHGLVPVARAARQAGAEWLGAATPAEALALREAGDAGRLLCWLAAPGHDFAPLVSADVDVTAYSVAQLEEVVRGARVAGRPARLQLKLDTGLSRGGAARDDWLALVTAARHAQDDGDVRVTGVWSHLACADEPGHPANAAQLAAFEDGLALVADAGLEPEVRHLANSAGALWHPGARHDLVRLGIASYGVSPAPEVATSDELGLVPAMTVRGRLVMVKELAEGDGVSYGHTWTAPAPTRVGLVPMGYGDGVPRHGSSRAELLVAGVRRPVLGRICMDQLVVEAAGAEAGDEVLLLGPGSAGEPTAADWAAWCDTIGYEVVTRMGGRQVRSWVGEDER, via the coding sequence ATGGACGCCTCCGACCCCACGCTGCGCCCGCGCCCGGACGCCGAGGTCGTGGTCGACCTGGGGGCCGTCCGGCACAACGTGCGCCGGCTCCGCGAGCTGGTCTGGGGCGACCGTCCGGCCGACGAGCGCGGCCAGGTGATGGTCGTGGTCAAGGCCGACGCCTACGGCCACGGCCTCGTCCCCGTGGCGCGCGCGGCCCGGCAGGCCGGCGCGGAGTGGCTCGGCGCCGCGACCCCGGCCGAGGCGCTGGCGCTGCGCGAGGCCGGCGACGCCGGTCGGCTGCTGTGCTGGCTCGCGGCCCCCGGCCACGACTTCGCCCCGCTGGTGAGCGCCGACGTCGACGTCACGGCGTACTCCGTCGCCCAGCTCGAGGAGGTCGTCCGCGGCGCCCGGGTCGCCGGTCGCCCGGCGCGGCTGCAGCTCAAGCTCGACACGGGCCTGTCCCGCGGCGGCGCCGCGCGCGACGACTGGCTCGCGCTGGTCACCGCGGCACGGCACGCCCAGGACGACGGCGACGTCCGCGTCACGGGTGTCTGGTCGCACCTCGCCTGCGCCGACGAGCCCGGCCACCCGGCCAACGCCGCGCAGCTCGCGGCCTTCGAGGACGGCCTGGCCCTGGTGGCCGACGCGGGCCTGGAGCCCGAGGTGCGCCACCTGGCCAACAGCGCGGGCGCGCTGTGGCACCCCGGCGCCCGGCACGACCTGGTGCGGCTGGGGATCGCGTCGTACGGCGTGAGCCCGGCGCCCGAGGTCGCCACCAGCGACGAGCTGGGACTGGTGCCCGCGATGACGGTGCGCGGCCGGCTGGTGATGGTCAAGGAGCTGGCGGAGGGCGACGGGGTCTCCTACGGCCACACCTGGACCGCCCCCGCGCCGACCCGCGTCGGGCTGGTGCCGATGGGCTACGGCGACGGCGTGCCGCGCCACGGGTCCTCGCGCGCCGAGCTGCTGGTGGCCGGCGTACGCCGCCCGGTGCTCGGCCGGATCTGCATGGACCAGCTGGTCGTCGAGGCGGCGGGGGCGGAGGCCGGCGACGAGGTGCTGCTGCTCGGCCCCGGGTCGGCCGGCGAGCCGACGGCGGCGGACTGGGCGGCGTGGTGCGACACCATCGGCTACGAGGTCGTGACGCGGATGGGCGGCCGCCAGGTCCGCTCCTGGGTGGGGGAGGACGAGCGGTGA
- the glmS gene encoding glutamine--fructose-6-phosphate transaminase (isomerizing), producing MCGIVGYVGPQQAHDVVIAGLRRLEYRGYDSAGIAVIDGGAIASDKRAGKLANLVTALEESPLPAATTGIGHTRWATHGAPTDTNAHPHLGEKRRAAVVHNGIIENFVTLREELELAGHELLSETDTEVAAHLLEVALTECDDLTRAMQATCRRLEGAFTLVAIDAQDPSRVVAARRNSPLVVGLGEGENFLGSDVAAFIEHTREALELGQDQVVTITAEGVEVTDFEGHAAEGTRYHVDWDLSAAEKDGYDWFMRKEIFEQPRAVADALLGRHDGDGLLQLDEVRISEDELREVDKIVIIGCGTANYAGLVAKYAIEHWTRIPCEVELAHEFRYRDPILTRNTLVVAISQSGETADTLMAIRYARQQKARVLAVCNTNGSTIPRESDAVIYTHAGPEIGVASTKGFLTQLIACYLLGLYLAQVRGTKFGDEIAAVVDELAKMPDHVQCLLDSAEQVYELARTYAGTRSVLFLGRHAGFPVALEGALKLKELAYIHAEGFAAGELKHGPIALIEEGLPVFCVMPPRGRDQLHDKMVSAIQEIRARGARTLVLVEEGDEEVTRYADELIRLPVVPTLLQPVVATVPLQLFACELATAMGHDVDQPRNLAKSVTVE from the coding sequence ATGTGTGGAATCGTCGGGTACGTCGGACCCCAGCAGGCGCACGACGTGGTGATCGCGGGCCTGCGTCGCCTGGAGTACCGCGGCTACGACTCGGCCGGGATCGCCGTCATCGACGGTGGGGCCATCGCCTCGGACAAGCGGGCCGGCAAGCTCGCCAACCTCGTCACCGCGCTGGAGGAGTCGCCGCTGCCGGCCGCGACCACCGGCATCGGCCACACCCGCTGGGCCACCCACGGCGCCCCGACGGACACCAACGCCCACCCCCACCTCGGCGAGAAGCGCCGGGCCGCGGTGGTGCACAACGGCATCATCGAGAACTTCGTGACGCTGCGCGAGGAGCTCGAGCTCGCCGGCCACGAGCTGCTCTCGGAGACCGACACCGAGGTCGCCGCCCACCTGCTCGAGGTCGCCCTGACCGAGTGCGACGACCTGACCCGGGCGATGCAGGCCACCTGCCGCCGGCTCGAGGGCGCCTTCACCCTGGTCGCGATCGACGCCCAGGACCCCAGCCGGGTGGTCGCCGCGCGGCGCAACTCCCCGCTGGTGGTCGGGCTCGGCGAGGGCGAGAACTTCCTCGGCTCCGACGTCGCGGCCTTCATCGAGCACACCCGCGAGGCGCTCGAGCTGGGCCAGGACCAGGTCGTCACCATCACCGCCGAGGGCGTCGAGGTGACCGACTTCGAGGGCCACGCCGCCGAGGGCACGCGCTACCACGTCGACTGGGACCTCTCGGCCGCCGAGAAGGACGGCTACGACTGGTTCATGCGCAAGGAGATCTTCGAGCAGCCCCGCGCCGTCGCCGACGCGCTGCTGGGCCGCCACGACGGCGACGGGCTGCTGCAGCTCGACGAGGTCCGCATCTCCGAGGACGAGCTGCGCGAGGTCGACAAGATCGTGATCATCGGCTGCGGCACCGCCAACTACGCCGGCCTGGTCGCGAAGTACGCCATCGAGCACTGGACCCGCATCCCCTGCGAGGTCGAGCTGGCCCACGAGTTCCGCTACCGCGACCCGATCCTGACCCGCAACACCCTGGTGGTGGCGATCAGCCAGTCCGGCGAGACCGCCGACACCCTGATGGCGATCCGCTACGCCCGTCAGCAGAAGGCGCGGGTCCTCGCGGTCTGCAACACCAACGGCTCGACCATCCCGCGCGAGTCCGACGCGGTGATCTACACCCACGCCGGGCCCGAGATCGGCGTCGCCTCGACCAAGGGCTTCCTGACCCAGCTGATCGCCTGCTACCTCCTCGGCCTCTACCTCGCCCAGGTGCGCGGCACGAAGTTCGGCGACGAGATCGCCGCGGTGGTCGACGAGCTGGCCAAGATGCCCGACCACGTGCAGTGCCTGCTCGACTCCGCCGAGCAGGTCTACGAGCTCGCCCGCACCTACGCCGGCACCCGGTCGGTGCTGTTCCTGGGCCGCCACGCCGGCTTCCCCGTCGCCCTCGAGGGGGCGCTGAAGCTCAAGGAGCTGGCCTACATCCACGCCGAGGGCTTCGCCGCCGGCGAGCTCAAGCACGGTCCGATCGCGCTCATCGAGGAGGGGCTGCCCGTCTTCTGCGTGATGCCTCCCCGGGGACGGGACCAGCTGCACGACAAGATGGTCAGCGCCATCCAGGAGATCCGCGCCCGCGGCGCCCGCACCCTGGTGCTGGTCGAGGAGGGCGACGAGGAGGTCACCCGGTACGCCGACGAGCTGATCCGGCTCCCCGTCGTACCCACGTTGCTGCAGCCGGTCGTGGCCACCGTCCCGCTCCAGCTCTTCGCGTGCGAGCTGGCCACGGCCATGGGCCACGACGTCGACCAGCCGCGCAACCTGGCCAAGTCCGTCACCGTCGAGTGA
- a CDS encoding holo-ACP synthase, with product MIVGIGTDVVDLARFEATLTRTPSVRERLFTPAEAALPLASLAARFAAKEALSKALGAPAGLDWHDAEVVTDAAGAPSFVLRGTVAAAVGPARPHLSLSHDAGVALAFVVLES from the coding sequence GTGATCGTCGGGATCGGCACGGACGTCGTCGACCTGGCGCGGTTCGAGGCCACCCTGACGCGCACCCCGTCGGTCCGCGAGCGGCTGTTCACCCCCGCCGAGGCGGCCCTGCCGCTCGCCTCGCTGGCCGCCCGGTTCGCCGCCAAGGAGGCGCTCAGCAAGGCCCTCGGGGCCCCCGCCGGCCTGGACTGGCACGACGCCGAGGTCGTCACCGACGCCGCCGGCGCCCCCTCCTTCGTGCTGCGCGGCACCGTCGCTGCCGCCGTGGGCCCCGCCCGCCCCCACCTCTCCCTCTCCCACGACGCCGGAGTCGCTCTCGCCTTCGTCGTCCTGGAGTCGTGA
- a CDS encoding class I SAM-dependent methyltransferase, with protein MTEPPPPTRWELAGDSRESGYVRTFLEQHEAGSGDDGEARLADVLAPRGARVLDAGSGVGRVAEALRRRGHDVTAVEKDAALVAISRERFPDVGVVEADLLALTPELLTTHGRPSAYDVVVVVGNVMVFLADDTQVEVLRVLAGLLAEDGCLLVGFHPVAGPTGSRDYPAAELREHAEEAGLRLDLLAGSYDLRPPGEDYVVAVLRAQRPAPDAR; from the coding sequence GTGACCGAGCCCCCTCCCCCGACCCGCTGGGAGCTGGCCGGGGACTCGCGCGAGTCGGGCTACGTCCGCACCTTCCTCGAGCAGCACGAGGCCGGCTCCGGTGACGACGGCGAGGCGCGGCTGGCCGACGTCCTGGCCCCGCGCGGCGCCCGGGTGCTCGACGCCGGCTCCGGCGTGGGCCGGGTGGCCGAGGCGCTGCGCCGCCGCGGCCACGACGTCACCGCGGTCGAGAAGGACGCCGCGCTGGTGGCGATCTCGCGCGAGCGGTTCCCCGACGTGGGCGTCGTCGAGGCCGACCTGCTGGCGCTCACGCCGGAGCTGCTCACGACGCACGGCCGGCCCTCGGCGTACGACGTGGTCGTGGTGGTCGGCAACGTGATGGTCTTCCTCGCCGACGACACCCAGGTCGAGGTGCTCCGGGTGCTGGCCGGGCTGCTGGCCGAGGACGGCTGCCTGCTCGTCGGCTTCCACCCGGTGGCCGGACCGACCGGCAGCCGCGACTACCCCGCCGCCGAGCTGCGCGAGCACGCCGAGGAGGCCGGGCTGCGGCTCGACCTGCTGGCCGGGAGCTACGACCTCCGGCCGCCGGGCGAGGACTACGTCGTGGCGGTGCTGCGTGCTCAGCGACCGGCGCCGGACGCGCGGTAG
- the coaA gene encoding type I pantothenate kinase, with the protein MSNGSHGLHAGESSPYVELDRTAWAALGRATEQPLSADEIDRVKGLGDQLDLDEVQQVYLPLSRLLSLYVESAGQLHRSQEEFLHQRQPPRTPFVIGLAGSVAVGKSTTARVLQHMLAHWPEHPRVSLVTTDGFLLPNAELSRRGILHRKGFPESYDRKALLKFVVDIKSGRDEVEAPTYSHLVYDVVPDEKVVVSSPDIVIVEGLNVLQAAGVRQDGRVGLAVSDFFDFSVYVDAATSDIRRWYTDRFLRLRGTAFRDPQSYFAKYAALTHDEAVAEASRIWDEINGPNLKQNVQPTRSRATLVLRKDHDHSVRWVRLRKL; encoded by the coding sequence ATGTCGAACGGGTCGCACGGCCTGCACGCGGGCGAGAGCTCCCCGTACGTCGAGCTGGACCGCACCGCCTGGGCGGCGCTGGGTCGGGCCACCGAGCAGCCGCTGTCGGCCGACGAGATCGACCGCGTCAAGGGCCTCGGCGACCAGCTCGACCTCGACGAGGTGCAGCAGGTCTACCTGCCGCTGTCGCGCCTGCTGAGCCTGTACGTCGAGTCGGCCGGCCAGCTCCACCGCAGCCAGGAGGAGTTCCTCCACCAGCGCCAGCCGCCGCGCACGCCCTTCGTGATCGGGCTCGCCGGGTCGGTGGCGGTCGGCAAGTCGACCACCGCCCGCGTGCTGCAGCACATGCTGGCCCACTGGCCCGAGCACCCGCGGGTCTCGCTGGTGACCACCGACGGCTTCCTGCTGCCCAACGCCGAGCTGAGCCGCCGCGGGATCCTGCACCGCAAGGGCTTCCCGGAGTCCTACGACCGCAAGGCGCTGCTGAAGTTCGTGGTCGACATCAAGTCGGGCCGCGACGAGGTCGAGGCGCCGACCTACTCCCACCTCGTCTACGACGTCGTCCCCGACGAGAAGGTCGTGGTCAGCAGCCCCGACATCGTCATCGTCGAGGGCCTCAACGTGCTGCAGGCCGCCGGCGTGCGCCAGGACGGCCGCGTGGGCCTGGCCGTGAGCGACTTCTTCGACTTCTCGGTCTACGTCGACGCGGCCACGAGCGACATCCGCCGGTGGTACACCGACCGGTTCCTGCGGCTGCGCGGGACCGCCTTCCGCGACCCGCAGTCCTACTTCGCCAAGTACGCCGCCCTGACCCACGACGAGGCCGTGGCCGAGGCCAGCCGCATCTGGGACGAGATCAACGGGCCCAACCTGAAGCAGAACGTCCAGCCCACCCGCTCGCGCGCCACGCTGGTGCTGCGCAAGGACCACGACCACTCGGTGCGGTGGGTCAGGCTGCGCAAGCTGTGA
- a CDS encoding response regulator → MSPTPLRVLVVDDDFMVASVHERFVQRTEGFEVVGSARTGADALELAARLGPDIVLLDVHLPDLSGLEVLARLRAAGSEAGVLMVTAERGAETVRQALHGGATQYLVKPFEYDDLAGRLQHVAQALGALRGGQADQDTIDRLFGAVTPAAAGPPPLPKGLSAETGQLVRAALHAGEELSAAEAGERLGLSRVSARRYLEHFVATGDAVVRLQYGGAGRPERRYRASGAGR, encoded by the coding sequence GTGAGCCCCACGCCCCTGCGCGTGCTCGTCGTCGACGACGACTTCATGGTGGCGAGCGTCCACGAGCGGTTCGTGCAGCGCACGGAGGGCTTCGAGGTCGTCGGCAGCGCCCGCACCGGCGCGGACGCGCTCGAGCTCGCGGCCCGGCTCGGGCCCGACATCGTCCTGCTCGACGTCCACCTGCCCGACCTCAGCGGCCTGGAGGTCCTGGCCCGGCTCCGTGCCGCCGGGTCCGAGGCGGGGGTGCTGATGGTGACCGCGGAGCGGGGGGCCGAGACGGTGCGGCAGGCGCTGCACGGCGGCGCGACGCAGTACCTCGTCAAGCCCTTCGAGTACGACGACCTCGCCGGCCGACTCCAGCACGTCGCGCAGGCGCTCGGCGCGCTGCGCGGGGGGCAGGCCGACCAGGACACCATCGACCGGCTCTTCGGCGCCGTCACCCCGGCCGCCGCCGGGCCGCCGCCGCTGCCCAAGGGCCTCAGCGCCGAGACCGGCCAGCTGGTGCGGGCCGCGCTGCACGCGGGCGAGGAGCTCTCCGCGGCCGAGGCCGGCGAGCGGCTGGGGCTCTCGCGGGTGAGCGCGCGGCGCTACCTCGAGCACTTCGTGGCCACGGGCGACGCGGTGGTGCGGCTGCAGTACGGCGGCGCCGGGCGTCCGGAGCGGCGCTACCGCGCGTCCGGCGCCGGTCGCTGA
- a CDS encoding alpha/beta fold hydrolase, translated as MSKRRLAYATGGMAVAAVTALASGVVVEKRVVAARREGAAEADRLGSLRSPARPVTCEDGVVLHGELDEPADGADAASGTTLLFVHGFALNLDCWHFQRDALRGRYRMAFYDQRSHGRSERSAKENVNIDQLGDDLAGVLEQLVPDGDVVLVGHSMGGMSIVAFAERHPEVFRDRVRGVALIATTAGGLKPHRTVSRFIPDGLGQLVAPRLVAALAMAPELVDSARRGGSNIGFLVSEMFAFGHDAPAAEVEFLDEMLAGTPFEVLAAFFPNFSTLDKFASLELFRTVPTVIVCGTKDRLTSIGHSRKMAALIRNARLVESDGSGHMVIFEDRERVNATLVELVEEAAR; from the coding sequence GTGAGCAAGCGCAGGCTGGCCTACGCGACGGGCGGGATGGCGGTCGCGGCCGTCACCGCCCTGGCGAGCGGGGTCGTGGTGGAGAAGCGGGTGGTGGCGGCCCGGCGCGAGGGCGCCGCCGAGGCCGACCGGCTCGGCTCACTGCGCTCCCCGGCTCGCCCGGTGACGTGCGAGGACGGCGTGGTGCTGCACGGTGAGCTCGACGAGCCCGCCGACGGCGCCGACGCGGCGTCGGGGACGACGCTGCTGTTCGTGCACGGCTTCGCGCTCAACCTCGACTGCTGGCACTTCCAGCGCGACGCCCTGCGCGGCCGCTACCGGATGGCGTTCTACGACCAGCGCTCCCACGGCCGCTCGGAGCGGTCGGCCAAGGAGAACGTCAACATCGACCAGCTCGGCGACGACCTCGCGGGGGTGCTCGAGCAGCTCGTGCCCGACGGTGACGTGGTGCTGGTCGGCCACTCGATGGGCGGGATGTCGATCGTCGCGTTCGCCGAGCGCCACCCCGAGGTGTTCCGCGACCGGGTGCGCGGCGTGGCGCTGATCGCCACCACGGCCGGCGGCCTCAAGCCCCACCGGACCGTCAGCCGCTTCATCCCCGACGGCCTGGGCCAGCTGGTGGCGCCGCGGCTCGTGGCCGCGCTGGCGATGGCGCCCGAGCTCGTGGACTCCGCCCGGCGCGGCGGCTCCAACATCGGCTTCCTGGTCTCGGAGATGTTCGCCTTCGGCCACGACGCGCCCGCCGCGGAGGTGGAGTTCCTCGACGAGATGCTGGCCGGTACGCCGTTCGAGGTGCTGGCCGCCTTCTTCCCCAACTTCTCCACCCTCGACAAGTTCGCCAGCCTCGAGCTGTTCCGCACCGTGCCCACGGTGATCGTGTGCGGCACCAAGGACCGGCTGACCTCGATCGGGCACAGCCGCAAGATGGCCGCCCTGATCCGCAACGCCCGGCTGGTGGAGTCCGACGGATCGGGCCACATGGTCATCTTCGAGGACCGGGAGCGCGTCAACGCCACCCTCGTCGAGCTGGTCGAGGAGGCCGCCCGGTGA